From the Chloroherpetonaceae bacterium genome, the window CAAACTCAGTGAGGCTTACTGGCTTAGTGGCACTCAAGTCTCCGCCATTCAGTCAGCGCTGGAGACTGGTATTCGCGTCTCAGAAGAGTGGCTATCGCCCGCACTATGCCAAAAACAGATGACTCGCTTTTTTGACGATTACGACATCGGACTGTTTTTCTTTCTCACCTCTGGCAGCAGTGTACTGGGATACCTGACCTTAGACTTGCCTTCTCCCACTCAGGCAGCACACAGCTTAAGTGATTCGCTGCCACAGACTTTGAAGGCGGTGGCATTGCTTAGCGAGACGCTGGCTCGTGAAATTTCTCGCCTGCTTACGCAAACAGAGCAGCAGCGCTATGAGCTGCAGACCAAGACCTTGCACGACCTGCTGGATTCGCTTTTTCTAACCAGCTTACGCATTCAATCGGCAAAAACGATTGCTGAGAAGTTTGCCATCGTTGGTGAAGCAATTGTAATGGAGCTTGGCTTTAGTTCTGCCTCAATTGTGCTGTACGACTCGACGGGACATGTTGTAGCATCTGAAATTTTCGCGCACCCTCAGACCGATGAGGAAACAGAGAAAGCTCGCTTCAGCCAGCGCTACCAGATTGGACGCCCTGTTCCGTTTCGCACGCTTGAACGCATTTTTTCACCGCACTTCTCAGCGGGATACTGCTTTGCCTTTGACCGAACTGCCCTTTACACCAACGGTGCATCTGGTGCTGCAGGTACGCGTGCTCTGCGGGCGTATTTCAAAGGCAGTGAGCAAGTCCAGCTTATGTTTCCGCTCTATTCGGAGCGTAAGTCGTTGATGGGCTTTATTCGCTTAGGGAAGTGGCTGCTACCTGCCGAAGAAGAGCTGACTGCAGAGTTTATCGAGCGCACCAAAGTTATTGCACTTTTTGCAGAGCGGCTCTCGCAAGAGTGCTCGCTTCTACAAATCGAAGCCCAGCGCGCTCAAGAACTTGCGGCTAAACAGCGCCTGAGCAATACCCTCACTCTCCTTTTTGAGGGCAGCAGTCAAATTTCGCAAGCTACCTCGCTTAGCGAAAAGCTCCAGCGACTGACGCAGACGCTCACGCAGGCTGCGGCACTGGATTTTGCAGGCGTCGTGCTATACGATGACCTTAGTGGCACTGTGCGACATGGCACTTGCTATTGCTCTCATCATCTCTCGGAAGCCTCTCGAGCACTTGCCAAAGAAAGCTTCAAGCCCGGCGCTAAGGTAAACCGTGCTGCCTACAATGCCATTTTCAGTAACGATCAATTTCGCATTCAATCGCTTAAAGTCTACTGCGTTGACCTGCGCCAAATCAATTCTCCTCATTCGTCCCTGAAAGTAAAAGGCACTTCATACCAGCAGGTTGTAGAAATCAGTGAATGCTCACCCTGCGCCGATGGGAAAACCAACCTTGCTCGTTACCTTTCTGCTATTGCGACTGGCAAAGAGGCTGATTACTTTACGCTGGTTGTGCCGCTCAACATCGGTGCACGCACTGACCTGCAAACCACCGGCTTTATCTCCTTAGGCAACTTCCTGGACTGCCAAGACATCAGTGAAGCAATGGTACGCCTCACGGCTATTGACCTTTTTATCAGTGTGGTCGAGGCCGACCTTACAAACTTTTTGCTCACGGAAACACTCACGCAAGAATCGCAGCAACTGTTCCAAAAAAGCCTTTTCATTCAGCGACTCTTGGAACTTGATGTACGACTCAACCAGCCGATTTCCCTGCACGACAAGATCAAAATGGTCTGCGAGCGCTCCGTTGAGCAGTCGAGCTTTCGCTATGTGCTTGCAGCGCTTCTTAACAAGAGTGAGCAAACGCTCACCGACTTTTACTACATGGAGCACCCTGAGCTTGTAGCTTTCTCTGATGACCAGCCCAGCAAGTCTATCGCACCGCTTATTCAAAGCTACACACAAGGCGTCGCCACCTACAACCCGCTCTTTCTTGAACTCTCGCTTAGCGAGCGTAATCGGGTAGGACAAGCTGGCAATGCTTACTGCTATGACTTGCAGTGGCTGGAAAATGAAATGCTGCGGCGCTCACATAGCACTGTCTCAGACTTACCTCCTGCCCTTTCGCCCGAAGAAGCATTTGCTGTCTTTTGCGGCAAGGTTGAGCGAGAAGATAAACTTATCAATTTCATCATCCCGCTTATTGGCTCTCAGGGCAAACTTTATGGATTTCTCTCTTTGGGCAGAATGCTAGCGCGTGTCAAAAAGTCAGTGCAAGACGTTCTGGACGATGTGCGCCTCATTGAGCTTATCGCCAGTAGCTTAGCTACGCATCTGGAAAATTTAGAGCTAAATGAGACGCTTACTGCCTCTGAAGCCAAATTCCGCAATCTGGTTGAGAATGTCGAGTATGGCTTTCTCATTTTCGACAAAGAGCAAAGGATTGAGTATGCTAATGCCTGCATTAAGCGTCTGCTCAATCGCGGTAACGATCTGCTCATTGGTTTTCGCTTGGAAGATATTGCTCACCCCGATTCACTTGAGGCTGTTCGTCGTCAAACTGCCGTGCTCTACTCAGGTAGTATCGCTTCAGAAGATTTGATTTGGCTGATGACCAGCACAGGTGACGCAATCCCGTTCAAAATCTCGTCAGAGCCGCAGTTGGTTTTGCGTGCCAGTGGTGAGGTCTCAGTGGTCGGCGCCTTTAGCGTGCTGATTGATATGCGCAAACAGCTAGAGCTTGAGCGTCAGCGAAAAGAGCTGGAGACCATTCGCAATAACTTTTTTGCAATGGTCGTGCACGATATGAAAGTGCCACTTTCTGCCATCTTCGGCTACAGCGAAATGCTGCGTCAGATGGACCTGAAAGCTATGCCTGTTGAAAACCTGCGCAACATTATTGACCAGATTCACCTCTCCTCGAGCAA encodes:
- a CDS encoding PAS domain-containing sensor histidine kinase encodes the protein MADQMHSASDGQGNDVSVSTLTTELPASILSVFSETRGELARRLHYRSPKLLADELQHDLQKLSVAKGTEKLQGVSSALSSALSVSFVAIALFKDDFSVAFAHFYAVEPSEAARGGFLSHLSATAAQRRAFYESLLQQKRYRFQNAYCFEQSDLESTLGIAQIPVPFVEFRPNIETANLPLSSRKTKTSLLERVRQQPTTTPRKTSLRKIPLEILFMFYNATASQSESGKYAVLLPLRRSSGELFGAIFIGRSLRNVALSQEQVLELEQVIDQFVQAASVSLEPLLYQPAEPPTAVVSEPEALSPSVENLSPAPTATDTPFLQGNESDSTTALDLLISLSREISEQKTIDAKVQTMGHALVHLFGFSHCAFVLFPQNDEQPQRYAYHLTNEAPLRVFLSPHATLPRYVCDFVAFSPTLKLSEAYWLSGTQVSAIQSALETGIRVSEEWLSPALCQKQMTRFFDDYDIGLFFFLTSGSSVLGYLTLDLPSPTQAAHSLSDSLPQTLKAVALLSETLAREISRLLTQTEQQRYELQTKTLHDLLDSLFLTSLRIQSAKTIAEKFAIVGEAIVMELGFSSASIVLYDSTGHVVASEIFAHPQTDEETEKARFSQRYQIGRPVPFRTLERIFSPHFSAGYCFAFDRTALYTNGASGAAGTRALRAYFKGSEQVQLMFPLYSERKSLMGFIRLGKWLLPAEEELTAEFIERTKVIALFAERLSQECSLLQIEAQRAQELAAKQRLSNTLTLLFEGSSQISQATSLSEKLQRLTQTLTQAAALDFAGVVLYDDLSGTVRHGTCYCSHHLSEASRALAKESFKPGAKVNRAAYNAIFSNDQFRIQSLKVYCVDLRQINSPHSSLKVKGTSYQQVVEISECSPCADGKTNLARYLSAIATGKEADYFTLVVPLNIGARTDLQTTGFISLGNFLDCQDISEAMVRLTAIDLFISVVEADLTNFLLTETLTQESQQLFQKSLFIQRLLELDVRLNQPISLHDKIKMVCERSVEQSSFRYVLAALLNKSEQTLTDFYYMEHPELVAFSDDQPSKSIAPLIQSYTQGVATYNPLFLELSLSERNRVGQAGNAYCYDLQWLENEMLRRSHSTVSDLPPALSPEEAFAVFCGKVEREDKLINFIIPLIGSQGKLYGFLSLGRMLARVKKSVQDVLDDVRLIELIASSLATHLENLELNETLTASEAKFRNLVENVEYGFLIFDKEQRIEYANACIKRLLNRGNDLLIGFRLEDIAHPDSLEAVRRQTAVLYSGSIASEDLIWLMTSTGDAIPFKISSEPQLVLRASGEVSVVGAFSVLIDMRKQLELERQRKELETIRNNFFAMVVHDMKVPLSAIFGYSEMLRQMDLKAMPVENLRNIIDQIHLSSSNITRLVQEILDFSKYESRMVKLDYVKTNLELCLDLVLEQNQFDMRAKGITLRKVVAPEDFTFYFDFDKIARVITNIVSNAIKFSYRDSQIEVRLEKVIEHYHPFARLMVIDAGEGIAPEEVEFIFDAYRQANSKHGSRGTGLGLSIAKQVVELHGGKIWAESELGKGTTVAFTLPMHQEVPPVKAAPSPKEFFTIR